The DNA window ATTGAAAGTTCTTCCACTAACATTCCTTTTTATTTTTTCTTACTTCATCTAAATAACTATATACTGTTACATTTGAAATATTTAACTTTTCAGCAACCTGATCAATACCTCCCTTTATTAAAAAGATTCCTTTTTGATCCATGAATTCAATAAGTGCTATCTTTTCTTTCCTTTTTAAATCATGAACATTTACATTTCCAATAATTTTATTGATCAAATCCTCCGCAATGTCCATAACATTTTCTAGAGGTTCTACTTCTTCTTCAATTTTTTCCTCTCTAACTTCCATAAATTCATCTAAAAAATCCTTCATATCTTTCATTTTTTCTAAATCATAATTAATACACAAAGCA is part of the Crassaminicella profunda genome and encodes:
- a CDS encoding helix-turn-helix transcriptional regulator, with product MAKIKKELKKYFPIADLIGKTFGKNCEVVIHDLSHPQNSIVYMVNNHVSGKKVGDTFNILIKQVLLSKKFDHDITANYKTYSKDGRPLKSSTVFLRNTKGEVIGALCINYDLEKMKDMKDFLDEFMEVREEKIEEEVEPLENVMDIAEDLINKIIGNVNVHDLKRKEKIALIEFMDQKGIFLIKGGIDQVAEKLNISNVTVYSYLDEVRKNKKEC